ATAAAGTTTCACTGTAAGTGGTTAATAGAGCATAGATTCTTGATGATACACGGGGTGACATCCCGAGAGAGAGAGTAAGTTCTTGCTACTAGTTTTAACTAAAGGTAAGGAAACAACCATTTCTATGGTCACAGTTATATGTGAAACAGTGAACCAGCTCCCTTTTGGTTTTGGACTCGGAAGTAATCTCTAGCTAATTGAAGTTAGTAAGTACCTGATCGAGTATGAAACTGAGATAGTCAGAGGTCATATCGGAGATCAAGACCCCTCTGTAAGCGATGTCACAAACTCTTTTGAAGAGTTGAAAGGCCGAGTAGATAAAAGCTAATATGCTTACTGTGAAGCAGTACCTGCAGTAGTGTAAGAAGAGCTCTCAAAAGCTATAGGACTGAGTGTTGTCTTAGTTTAAATCCTAAAATCCTATACTATCAGACGTCCTTGCACGATCTCTTggagaaaaacaaagaaaaaattaaatgtaTAAGAGTTCTTGGTATCGATTCTTACGTTAATTGTGGACTATCATAGAATCTGGAAATCGCTCCTCGTTTTGTCCCTTTTGGTGATGGTGCAGCTAGCGAAAGAGCAGAGATGAAGGAGAAGAGGAGTGCCAGTAACCTTAAGATAAGTTCGTATGCATATATAGAAGGCCTTGATCTCAACCTTGTCGATGCCACTGAGAATGAATATGGTGATGGCGTTGGCAAAGGTGGTTGTGTAGCTTGTGAGTGTGGAGTTGatgaaggagaaggagaaacaCCAGATATCATTCTCTGAGCAATCATCATCACATTACCTTCTTCTTTCATAGTTCTCTCCTTTTTTCAACTTTTACTTAATGAttttactcaaaagaacaatttgTTTTAAGATAAATTTGATCAATAGCAGGTAAGAACTAAGTCTGGGATTGTTATGCAGCCAATTTGCGTATGTTTCACACAGATAACTAGCTGGTAGTAAGTCTTGTCCAAAGGTCAGAATATTTGGTTAACCACTACTAAATTTCAATGGAAGCAGGTGATAAAAGGATTTGTTTAAAGTCAACTATGAGCCTGTTTGGATagtcaaaccaacttataagccctttttagcttattgtggtatttgcctaatgctaactttaagccataaagttcttaaagtcagccaaaaatgaaaatttaggattctcaattttttttttctaattgcttaaagccattttctttgaccatgaaaattacttttatatcccttatattttaactaaattcccaaactatcctttttattcttttaatcctaaaattcacatcattttcctcattttttcgTCATAagtacttttatccaaacactcaattgcttatttataaaaataatttttagcacttcaaaattctaaaagcacttcatacataaaagttattttttttaagcccatcaaacgggctctatatacCATCTCTTCATCAGAATGAAGgaatttctcaaaattttacACTGAGCCAAGGATATGTTTGTCAACTATAAACCATAATTTCATCAATGAAGTATAGAATTTCACACATTTGAAGGCATCAGTCAATACTTTTTACTGCCCATTGACAAAATCAGGATATAGGATTTCTAGCTTCAAACTTCAATCAAAGCTTATGTTAAGACAACCCTTGAGGTAACACTCAAAAATCTTGTGTCCGCAAATGGGAagtagaaaatattagaattcGTTCTAGAAAGCTTGGTGGTCTTAAGAATGATTTGGGTAAGACAGAGAATTCAATTCATGTTCACGTTAACAACACAAATAATATCACCTTCAATAGCATGGTAGACCAGATCCTTTActctttttgaatgaattacAATCAGTAAAGAAATCTGGTTGAAGGGATCATAATGGGAGGCACATTCAGGTTCCCATAACACCATTAGGGAAAACAAAAACAGAATTCACCAGTACATAACCATCAACTACTATTATTGCATATTGAACAGTTTTCTCCTTGGATACAACTATGTTTGCATAAAATGTAAAGTACTAGGATGTTGACTACAGTTTTGTCCTCCAAGTGCTACTTGTATTATTTATAACATTTCAAGGCTCTGATTGGTAACCCCAAGGATTTTGGCTTGCCCATTTCCACTGGTCCCTGCACATCTCATTTATACCATATTTTGCCCTGAAAAAGGTAAAAAAGATTTGATCACAGCATTAGTATATTCTCTTTCAACTGGTGAAATGAAAGAGTTATGCAACAAGATTAGCCTTAACAAGGagagggggagggggagggAGTTGGTGGGGCAAGCATCAGTTGATCCAAGGATAGAAAAATAACCATTTACTACTTACTTCCAACCGAGCTCCTTCTCAGCTTTTTCAGTTGATGCATAAACAGCAGTGGCATCACCTGGTCTTCTTGGACACATTTTAAGTGGGATTTTCTgaaaaccaaaataaaataaaatattagtaCAACATATTCAAATTCTCTAAGGTGTGGTTTAGCATGTTAGCGTGTTCTATATATTCGTTAAGAGACCTTTCCAGACGCTCTTTCAAAGGCAGCAACCATCTCTAGGACAGATTTGCCTGTCCCAGTACCCAAATTGTAGGCAACACAACCTAATGCAAACCATTAAATAGAAGAACAAATGTCACAAGATGCTACCTTCAATAGCAAAACACAAAATAGCAAAATCATTCGACGAAAGTGTATCATTATCTCGAACGCGGGGTCAAAAGAATTTAGATCTTAACATTGCTTTGAAAAGGATTACTTACCTATATCATTCTGCCTTAGAAGTCTCTGAAGTGCAACAACATGACCGTCAGCCAAATCCATAACATGGATATAATCTCGTATCTAGTGAGAAATAGATTATAAATCGTTTATCAGTCCAAGTACAGAAACAAAATATGTTAAAGGTAGATTCATGCCATAAAGAACTGTTCATAAGTTGTTCCAGCTGGTAAGTTTTGCTCACTCTTCATTTTGATGTTCCTTTCATATGAACACTAGTCAGATGGTTAATTTGAGTCTttcaatttcctttttttcctcGTATAAAGAAGCTATAGTCacaaaaaatcagccaaacatAACCTACCGCGGTACCATCACGTGTAGGGTAGTCGTTGCCATATACATTTAACTCCGGCAATCTACCAACAGCTACTTGCTGAATGTAAGGCATAAGATTGTTGGGAATGCCCTTTGGATCTTCCCCGAGTTTGCCACTTTCATGAGCGCCTACTGGGTTGAAATACCTCAACAGTATGATATTCCATTCTTGATCTGCTGTCTGAATATCCCGAGCAATATCTTCAAGAAATAGCTAATTAAATAGAACAAAACACAGGTTTAGTTACATACTTTACAGAAAGAGATTGTATTCGAATGAACAATCACTAATCACTACAAAATTAAGAGACAATTATTGACAATACATACCTTTGTTCGACCATAAGGATTCATAGCCTTCAATTCAAAATCCTCCACACAGGGAATCTTTTCAGGCTGACCATAAACTGTTGCAGATGATGAAAAGACCAACTGCAATTTCACAAAAGCAAATTAGAAGTTATCAGCCTAACTAACCGACTCAATACCCTCCTACGAATTCAACAATTCCCCACATCCTGACCAATTGAACCCCCTTTCGCCCCCGAACTACACCTACGTTCTTGAGGCTAAATGAGTTCTTGAAAGAAGCTCATATTTACTATCTTCCTTCAAATTCTACGAAAATTATAAGTACAGAGTAGCAACGATCATGAACATAACAGATTCCAACTTGCCTTGAATGCATAACATATTTCACTAtatgaaacaaaaaatatatccaAAGACGTACCTTCTTACAATTATATTTGGCCATGACTGAATACAAAGTTATTGATCCAATCAGATTGTTCTCAAAATAAAGAAAGGGATGAGCAACACTCTCTCCAACAGCCTTAAGTCCAGCAAAATGGACCACAGCAGCAAACCTATTTCAATATATATTGCAAAACAATGAATATCAAGACACACACCATAGAAATGCATTCAAAGGAAATAATAACAGCTGCAGATAATTTGAAGCATACTTTCTTTTAGAAAATAACTTCTCCAAGTCATCTTTGTTTCTGATGTCACCCTGCCACCAAGAAGCAAATAAGGTAAAATCCCAAAGCAAGTGAAAACCCCCAATTTTAGTATTGTGAATTTACGGTATGTAAGATCAGTATTCATTACACAACCAAAACAACCAAAATAACCAAAATTAGGATTAAATAGACCTAGTTGTACAATCACAGAGCTATCAAGATTGCCTATTAAGAAAAATCAAGATTACTTTTTTTTAGAAGATAACAACATGATTCAGGGCAAtgaacacacacacaaaaaaaaaatgtaaatgatGGAGCCTCAAACATTCAATGACTACAAAATTCTAGCTTAAACATATGATCAtctcaaaaaatgaaaattgagCCACAATTCTCCGACAAAAGGAATAATTCTTGTGAACTTGTCAAgcctattttttcattttattctcATTtcctccccctccccccccccccccccatattTTGGTTTCAGAAAAAGGCATACACATAGCAGCAAACACTTATCAAGATTACCTATAAAGAAAAACCAAGATTACTTTTTTTTAGAAGATGATGACAACATGATACAGGCCAATGAAAAACACACACAAATAAAATGTAAAAGCAAAGCATTAAATGATGGAGCCTTAAACACTCAATGACTACAAAGGAATAATCTTGTGAACTTGTCAAGCCCATAAACATACAAATTCTTCAT
The genomic region above belongs to Solanum dulcamara chromosome 5, daSolDulc1.2, whole genome shotgun sequence and contains:
- the LOC129890002 gene encoding CASP-like protein 4A4 — translated: MKEEGNVMMIAQRMISGVSPSPSSTPHSQATQPPLPTPSPYSFSVASTRLRSRPSIYAYELILRLLALLFSFISALSLAAPSPKGTKRGAISRFYDSPQLTYCFTVSILAFIYSAFQLFKRVCDIAYRGVLISDMTSDYLSFILDQLTGYLLVSSSSVTIPVFQQMDSQTSLWKAAILAVCMSFTAFMVLAVSALLSGYKLCKRIIW
- the LOC129890003 gene encoding bifunctional UDP-glucose 4-epimerase and UDP-xylose 4-epimerase 1-like — translated: MGVQSQENILVTGGAGFIGTHTVVQLLNEGFKVTIIDNFHNSVEEAVDRVRELVGPQLSQNLEFHLGDIRNKDDLEKLFSKRKFAAVVHFAGLKAVGESVAHPFLYFENNLIGSITLYSVMAKYNCKKLVFSSSATVYGQPEKIPCVEDFELKAMNPYGRTKLFLEDIARDIQTADQEWNIILLRYFNPVGAHESGKLGEDPKGIPNNLMPYIQQVAVGRLPELNVYGNDYPTRDGTAIRDYIHVMDLADGHVVALQRLLRQNDIGCVAYNLGTGTGKSVLEMVAAFERASGKKIPLKMCPRRPGDATAVYASTEKAEKELGWKAKYGINEMCRDQWKWASQNPWGYQSEP